Proteins found in one Hoplias malabaricus isolate fHopMal1 chromosome 17, fHopMal1.hap1, whole genome shotgun sequence genomic segment:
- the tesmin gene encoding spexin prohormone 2 isoform X4, with translation MNDFCGPNCSCLRDLSRQTFVPSPSHHLEISSNFNEGILSGSIHHSRDRAPAHGSREEQLECPRGEVFDSYRFFRPVSCESSSSLPHYSSVPYDYLLQQSDPYNLLHPPPGLCKSSPHTWTHEEAFPYGMSSAEDRGAVASISAEGTDEGCKQTCSRYQYAAELTPCDQLDMGHSSLRPLTLLMPCHEPTGEKHHLQATRFQQITLPNNCSPNEIIYPMVLKHRESSTNSPLYTAEHTLSPEQCFTEGRGDNLPVSQVQGGYSSQLYLPPLTTSSVPHPSSISTAPGYPFNMVPGPYASQTDTTDPDAEEMGHSAAESVRTWERSKKPCNCTKSQCLKMYCDCFASGEFCSNCNCINCCNNQGHEPERYKAIKTCLERNPKAFLPKIDSRKQGDVKSRHTKGCNCKRSGCLKNYCECYEAKIMCSSTCKCVGCRNYDGSPLKEEDAQENSDNTHDIYSTKLMWVIFSDRTGYEPQPFLTAGFNRTGGPAVPDGNKKSGGNRADQNPPSALSQQQPSLVGAKMTTRTRVFWTCSVVIVILVAESHCVQKQTTLSKNWGPQSMLYLKGRYGRRYAPDSDDNIYNSGLKSWYTVIKDFQKLKTTGRPVHFFTTEKLLIQSRKLITF, from the exons ATGAATGACTTCTGTGGACCCAACTGCAGCTGCCTAAGAGACTTGAGCAGGCAAACGTTTGTGCCTTCACCTTCTCACCATCTTGAAATCTCAAGCAACTTCAATGAAGGCATCCTTTCCGGCTCAATTCACCACAGCAGAGACAGAGCACCGGCTCACGGCTCACGTGAGGAGCAGCTGGAGTGTCCCAGAGGCGAGGTTTTCGACAGTTACAGATTTTTTCGTCCAGTTTCCTGTGAGTCCTCGTCTTCTTTGCCCCATTACTCCTCAGTCCCATATGATTACCTACTGCAGCAGTCTGACCCCTATAACCTCCTCCATCCTCCACCTGGCCTCTGTAAAAGTTCACCACACACCTGGACACACGAGGAGGCTTTTCCTTACGGGATGTCTTCA GCGGAGGACCGTGGAGCGGTGGCCAGTATTAGTGCAGAGGGCACAGACGAGGGCTGTAAACAAACCTGTTCTAGATATCAGTATGCAGCAGAGCTAACGCCGTGTGATCAGCTGGACATGGGCCACAGT TCGCTCCGCCCACTTACTCTTTTAATGCCTTGTCATGAGCCGACAGGAGAAAAACACCATCTCCAAGCGACACGGTTTCAG CAGATAACGCTGCCGAATAACTGCAGTCCAAATGAGATTATCTACCCCATGGTTCTGAAACACAGAgagtccagcaccaactctccactctacactgcagaacacacactctctcctgaACAGTGTTTCACAGAGGGAAGAG GTGATAATCTACCTGTGAGTCAGGTGCAGGGAGGATATTCCTCTCAGCTGTATTTGCCCCCTCTTACCACGTCCAGCGTCCCGCACCCATCTTccatctctactgctcctggATACCCTTTCAACATGGTGCCAGGACCATACGCCTCTCAG ACTGACACGACTGATCCTGATGCAGAGGAGATGGGTCACAGTGCGGCTGAAAGTGTGCG gaCCTGGGAAAGATCAAAGAAGCCTTGCAATTGTACAAAGTCCCAGTGTTTGAAGAT GTACTGTGACTGTTTTGCGAGTGGAGAATTTTGCAGTAACTGTAACTGCATCAACTGTTGCAACAACCAGGGCCACGAGCCTGAGAGATACAAAGCTATAAAG ACCTGTTTGGAGAGGAACCCAAAGGCTTTTCTTCCGAAGATCGACAGCAGGAAGCAGGGGGATGTGAAAAGTCGTCACACAAAGGGCTGCAACTGTAAACGCTCCGGCTGCCTGAAGAATTACTGCGAGTGTTACGAG GCGAAAATCATGTGCTCTTCTACGTGTAAGTGTGTTGGGTGTCGTAACTATGATGGAAGTCCGTTGAAGGAGGAGGATGCACAGGAGAATTCCGACAACACCCATGACATCTACAGCACCAA GTTAATGTGGGTGATCTTCAGTGATAGGACGGGCTATGAGCCTCAGCCGTTCCTCACAGCGGGTTTCAATCGAACCGGGGGCCCTGCGGTTCCTGATGGGAATAAAAAGAGCGGAGGGAACCGGGCCGATCAGAATCCTCCCTCAGCTCTCTCTCAACAACAGCCTTCCCTGGTTGGGGCGAAAATG ACAACGAGGACCCGGGTGTTCTGGACCTGCTCGGTTGTGATAGTGATCTTGGTTGCTGAGTCGCACTGTGTGCAGAAG CAGACGACTCTGTCTAAGAACTGGGGGCCGCAGTCCATGCTCTATCTGAAGGGCAGAT ATGGCAGAAGATATGCTCCAGACAGCGACGACAACATTTATAATTCAGGTTTGAAAAGCTGGTACACAGTTATCAAAG ATTTCCAGAAGCTGAAGACCACTGGGAGACCTGTGCACTTCTTCACCACAGAGAAGCTGTTGATTCAGAGTAGGAAGCTGATTACTTTCTAA
- the tesmin gene encoding spexin prohormone 2 isoform X9, producing the protein MNDFCGPNCSCLRDLSRQTFVPSPSHHLEISSNFNEGILSGSIHHSRDRAPAHGSREEQLECPRGEVFDSYRFFRPVSCESSSSLPHYSSVPYDYLLQQSDPYNLLHPPPGLCKSSPHTWTHEEAFPYGMSSAEDRGAVASISAEGTDEGCKQTCSRYQYAAELTPCDQLDMGHSSLRPLTLLMPCHEPTGEKHHLQATRFQQITLPNNCSPNEIIYPMVLKHRESSTNSPLYTAEHTLSPEQCFTEGRGDNLPVSQVQGGYSSQLYLPPLTTSSVPHPSSISTAPGYPFNMVPGPYASQTDTTDPDAEEMGHSAAESVRTWERSKKPCNCTKSQCLKMYCDCFASGEFCSNCNCINCCNNQGHEPERYKAIKTCLERNPKAFLPKIDSRKQGDVKSRHTKGCNCKRSGCLKNYCECYEAKIMCSSTCKCVGCRNYDGSPLKEEDAQENSDNTHDIYSTKSPLSCITDDVVEATCACLLAQAEEAEREGHTQLHAERMILEEFGNCLTQIVRSIFKSTPVQW; encoded by the exons ATGAATGACTTCTGTGGACCCAACTGCAGCTGCCTAAGAGACTTGAGCAGGCAAACGTTTGTGCCTTCACCTTCTCACCATCTTGAAATCTCAAGCAACTTCAATGAAGGCATCCTTTCCGGCTCAATTCACCACAGCAGAGACAGAGCACCGGCTCACGGCTCACGTGAGGAGCAGCTGGAGTGTCCCAGAGGCGAGGTTTTCGACAGTTACAGATTTTTTCGTCCAGTTTCCTGTGAGTCCTCGTCTTCTTTGCCCCATTACTCCTCAGTCCCATATGATTACCTACTGCAGCAGTCTGACCCCTATAACCTCCTCCATCCTCCACCTGGCCTCTGTAAAAGTTCACCACACACCTGGACACACGAGGAGGCTTTTCCTTACGGGATGTCTTCA GCGGAGGACCGTGGAGCGGTGGCCAGTATTAGTGCAGAGGGCACAGACGAGGGCTGTAAACAAACCTGTTCTAGATATCAGTATGCAGCAGAGCTAACGCCGTGTGATCAGCTGGACATGGGCCACAGT TCGCTCCGCCCACTTACTCTTTTAATGCCTTGTCATGAGCCGACAGGAGAAAAACACCATCTCCAAGCGACACGGTTTCAG CAGATAACGCTGCCGAATAACTGCAGTCCAAATGAGATTATCTACCCCATGGTTCTGAAACACAGAgagtccagcaccaactctccactctacactgcagaacacacactctctcctgaACAGTGTTTCACAGAGGGAAGAG GTGATAATCTACCTGTGAGTCAGGTGCAGGGAGGATATTCCTCTCAGCTGTATTTGCCCCCTCTTACCACGTCCAGCGTCCCGCACCCATCTTccatctctactgctcctggATACCCTTTCAACATGGTGCCAGGACCATACGCCTCTCAG ACTGACACGACTGATCCTGATGCAGAGGAGATGGGTCACAGTGCGGCTGAAAGTGTGCG gaCCTGGGAAAGATCAAAGAAGCCTTGCAATTGTACAAAGTCCCAGTGTTTGAAGAT GTACTGTGACTGTTTTGCGAGTGGAGAATTTTGCAGTAACTGTAACTGCATCAACTGTTGCAACAACCAGGGCCACGAGCCTGAGAGATACAAAGCTATAAAG ACCTGTTTGGAGAGGAACCCAAAGGCTTTTCTTCCGAAGATCGACAGCAGGAAGCAGGGGGATGTGAAAAGTCGTCACACAAAGGGCTGCAACTGTAAACGCTCCGGCTGCCTGAAGAATTACTGCGAGTGTTACGAG GCGAAAATCATGTGCTCTTCTACGTGTAAGTGTGTTGGGTGTCGTAACTATGATGGAAGTCCGTTGAAGGAGGAGGATGCACAGGAGAATTCCGACAACACCCATGACATCTACAGCACCAA GAGCCCTCTCTCCTGCATCACGGATGATGTTGTTGAAGCCACGTGCGCCTGCCTGCTGGCTCAGGCCGAGGAGGCCGAGAGGGAAGGGCACACACAGCTTCACGCTGAGAGAATGATTTTAGAAGAGTTCGGAAACTGCCTGACGCAAATCGTACGCTCGATATTTAAATCCACGCCTGTGCAGTGGTAG
- the tesmin gene encoding spexin prohormone 2 isoform X7, which yields MKASFPAQFTTAETEHRLTAHVRSSWSVPEARFSTVTDFFVQFPAEDRGAVASISAEGTDEGCKQTCSRYQYAAELTPCDQLDMGHSSLRPLTLLMPCHEPTGEKHHLQATRFQQITLPNNCSPNEIIYPMVLKHRESSTNSPLYTAEHTLSPEQCFTEGRGDNLPVSQVQGGYSSQLYLPPLTTSSVPHPSSISTAPGYPFNMVPGPYASQTDTTDPDAEEMGHSAAESVRTWERSKKPCNCTKSQCLKMYCDCFASGEFCSNCNCINCCNNQGHEPERYKAIKTCLERNPKAFLPKIDSRKQGDVKSRHTKGCNCKRSGCLKNYCECYEAKIMCSSTCKCVGCRNYDGSPLKEEDAQENSDNTHDIYSTKLMWVIFSDRTGYEPQPFLTAGFNRTGGPAVPDGNKKSGGNRADQNPPSALSQQQPSLVGAKMTTRTRVFWTCSVVIVILVAESHCVQKQTTLSKNWGPQSMLYLKGRYGRRYAPDSDDNIYNSGLKSWYTVIKDFQKLKTTGRPVHFFTTEKLLIQKLLVSTSFCK from the exons ATGAAGGCATCCTTTCCGGCTCAATTCACCACAGCAGAGACAGAGCACCGGCTCACGGCTCACGTGAGGAGCAGCTGGAGTGTCCCAGAGGCGAGGTTTTCGACAGTTACAGATTTTTTCGTCCAGTTTCCT GCGGAGGACCGTGGAGCGGTGGCCAGTATTAGTGCAGAGGGCACAGACGAGGGCTGTAAACAAACCTGTTCTAGATATCAGTATGCAGCAGAGCTAACGCCGTGTGATCAGCTGGACATGGGCCACAGT TCGCTCCGCCCACTTACTCTTTTAATGCCTTGTCATGAGCCGACAGGAGAAAAACACCATCTCCAAGCGACACGGTTTCAG CAGATAACGCTGCCGAATAACTGCAGTCCAAATGAGATTATCTACCCCATGGTTCTGAAACACAGAgagtccagcaccaactctccactctacactgcagaacacacactctctcctgaACAGTGTTTCACAGAGGGAAGAG GTGATAATCTACCTGTGAGTCAGGTGCAGGGAGGATATTCCTCTCAGCTGTATTTGCCCCCTCTTACCACGTCCAGCGTCCCGCACCCATCTTccatctctactgctcctggATACCCTTTCAACATGGTGCCAGGACCATACGCCTCTCAG ACTGACACGACTGATCCTGATGCAGAGGAGATGGGTCACAGTGCGGCTGAAAGTGTGCG gaCCTGGGAAAGATCAAAGAAGCCTTGCAATTGTACAAAGTCCCAGTGTTTGAAGAT GTACTGTGACTGTTTTGCGAGTGGAGAATTTTGCAGTAACTGTAACTGCATCAACTGTTGCAACAACCAGGGCCACGAGCCTGAGAGATACAAAGCTATAAAG ACCTGTTTGGAGAGGAACCCAAAGGCTTTTCTTCCGAAGATCGACAGCAGGAAGCAGGGGGATGTGAAAAGTCGTCACACAAAGGGCTGCAACTGTAAACGCTCCGGCTGCCTGAAGAATTACTGCGAGTGTTACGAG GCGAAAATCATGTGCTCTTCTACGTGTAAGTGTGTTGGGTGTCGTAACTATGATGGAAGTCCGTTGAAGGAGGAGGATGCACAGGAGAATTCCGACAACACCCATGACATCTACAGCACCAA GTTAATGTGGGTGATCTTCAGTGATAGGACGGGCTATGAGCCTCAGCCGTTCCTCACAGCGGGTTTCAATCGAACCGGGGGCCCTGCGGTTCCTGATGGGAATAAAAAGAGCGGAGGGAACCGGGCCGATCAGAATCCTCCCTCAGCTCTCTCTCAACAACAGCCTTCCCTGGTTGGGGCGAAAATG ACAACGAGGACCCGGGTGTTCTGGACCTGCTCGGTTGTGATAGTGATCTTGGTTGCTGAGTCGCACTGTGTGCAGAAG CAGACGACTCTGTCTAAGAACTGGGGGCCGCAGTCCATGCTCTATCTGAAGGGCAGAT ATGGCAGAAGATATGCTCCAGACAGCGACGACAACATTTATAATTCAGGTTTGAAAAGCTGGTACACAGTTATCAAAG ATTTCCAGAAGCTGAAGACCACTGGGAGACCTGTGCACTTCTTCACCACAGAGAAGCTGTTGATTCAGA AACTGCTGGTGTCCACgtctttttgtaaataa